A region of Hemicordylus capensis ecotype Gifberg chromosome 17, rHemCap1.1.pri, whole genome shotgun sequence DNA encodes the following proteins:
- the TOR1B gene encoding torsin-1B, whose translation MPSPPPPLLLLLLLLGVAAEALEPITVGIAIGAASALTGYLSSPRFYCAFLECCPGDKDRPNGTALKLNLDEKLFGQHLAKEVILKAVTGFANNPNPKKPLTLSLHGWAGTGKNFVSQIVADNVHKGGLKSKYVHLFLSTLHFPHDHQIKLYKDQLQKWIRGNVSACAKSVFIFDEMDKLHPGLIDAIKPFLDYYEQIDGISYRKAIFIFLSNAGGDLITKVTLDFWKNGRAREEIQLKDLEPVLSIGVFNNKHSGLWHSSLIDRNLIDYFVPFLPLEYKHVKMCIRAEIQARGNPLDESIVEKVADEMTFFPKDERIFSDKGCKTVQTKLDFH comes from the exons ATGCCTTCGCCTCCGCCGccgctgcttctgcttctgctgctgctgggggtcgCGGCGGAGGCGCTGGAGCCCATCACGGTGGGCATCGCCATCGGGGCCGCCTCGGCGCTCACCGGCTACCTCTCCTCGCCGCGCTTCTACTGCGCCTTCCTGGAGTGCTGCCCCGGCGACAAGGACCGGCCCAACGGAACCG CGCTGAAACTGAATCTGGACGAGAAGCTCTTCGGCCAGCATCTGGCCAAAGAGGTGATCCTGAAGGCCGTGACCGGGTTCGCCAACAACCCCAACCCCAAGAAGCCTCTCACCCTCTCCTTGCACGGCTGGGCGGGCACCGGCAAGAACTTTGTGAGCCAGATTGTCGCCGACAACGTTCACAAAGGTGGGCTGAAGAGCAAATACGTCCATTTGTTCCTCTCGACGCTGCATTTCCCACACGATCACCAGATTAAGCTGTATAAG GACCAGTTGCAGAAGTGGATCCGGGGTAACGTGAGCGCGTGTGCCAAGTCTGTGTTCATCTTTGACGAAATGGACAAGCTTCACCCTGGGCTGATCGATGCCATCAAGCCGTTCTTGGACTACTACGAACAGATCGACGGCATCTCTTACCGGAAAGCTATCTTTATCTTTCTCAG CAACGCAGGGGGCGACCTCATTACCAAAGTGACTTTAGACTTCTGGAAGAACGGACGGGCCCGAGAAGAGATCCAGCTGAAAGACTTAGAGCCTGTGTTATCCATTGGCGTCTTCAACAATAAACACA GCGGCCTCTGGCACAGCAGTCTCATCGACCGGAACCTCATCGACTACTTTGTGCCCTTCCTTCCGCTGGAGTACAAGCACGTGAAAATGTGCATCCGAGCGGAAATCCAGGCCCGTGGCAACCCCCTAGACGAGAGCATCGTCGAAAAGGTGGCCGACGAGATGACCTTCTTCCCCAAAGATGAACGGATCTTCTCGGACAAAGGCTGCAAGACCGTCCAGACCAAGCTGGACTTCCACTGA